In Phytoactinopolyspora mesophila, the following are encoded in one genomic region:
- a CDS encoding TAXI family TRAP transporter solute-binding subunit, producing the protein MRITHGAKVLALTGVLALGLAACGGDDSGNGDGGDDGGADTSTQDDGGDADDGDDDDGAPDDGDFTNSLTFGTGGTAGVYFPLGTEYANLFEAHIDDVSVNAIETGASVDNLGRIFQGEMQIGLTQNNTAIEAVNGDGEFEGLPLDNIGWLGQLYPEAAQVITLESGGYDSIEDLAGQRISVGPPGSGTRAVAQAILSAHGIEDGDYEAFEESFGDARSRLQDGNLDASIEILGVPAGSLDELAATHDVKLLSMDEAVADAIAADSDFEPYTIEGGTYSFIDDDVTTVSVFAGVAASTTQVSPELGYEITRVIYEHAGDISLAQGDLINLEDALLGQGSLQLHPGAQQYFEEQGLL; encoded by the coding sequence ATGAGAATCACACATGGCGCCAAGGTGCTGGCGCTGACCGGCGTCCTCGCGCTCGGCCTGGCCGCATGCGGGGGCGACGACTCCGGCAACGGCGACGGAGGTGACGACGGTGGTGCGGACACCTCCACACAGGACGACGGCGGTGACGCCGACGACGGTGACGATGACGATGGCGCGCCTGACGACGGCGACTTCACCAACAGCCTCACCTTCGGCACCGGCGGCACGGCAGGCGTGTACTTCCCGCTCGGCACCGAGTACGCCAACCTGTTCGAGGCACACATCGACGACGTGTCCGTCAACGCGATCGAGACCGGCGCGTCGGTGGACAACCTGGGCCGGATCTTCCAGGGCGAGATGCAGATCGGCCTGACACAGAACAACACCGCGATCGAGGCGGTCAACGGCGATGGGGAGTTCGAAGGCCTGCCGCTGGACAACATCGGGTGGCTCGGCCAGCTCTATCCGGAAGCCGCTCAGGTGATCACGCTCGAGTCCGGCGGCTACGACTCGATCGAGGATCTGGCCGGTCAGCGCATCTCCGTCGGTCCTCCAGGTAGCGGTACGCGTGCGGTGGCACAGGCCATCCTGAGCGCCCACGGCATCGAGGACGGCGACTACGAGGCTTTCGAGGAGAGCTTCGGCGACGCCCGTTCGCGGCTGCAGGACGGCAACCTCGACGCGTCGATCGAGATTCTCGGCGTGCCTGCCGGGTCGCTGGACGAGCTGGCGGCGACACACGACGTCAAGCTGCTCTCGATGGATGAAGCCGTTGCCGACGCGATTGCGGCCGACAGCGACTTCGAGCCGTACACGATCGAGGGTGGCACCTACTCGTTCATCGACGACGACGTCACCACCGTGTCGGTCTTCGCGGGAGTCGCGGCATCAACGACGCAGGTCAGCCCGGAGCTGGGTTACGAGATCACCCGGGTGATCTACGAGCACGCCGGGGACATCTCGCTGGCCCAGGGTGATCTGATCAACCTGGAGGACGCGCTGCTCGGCCAGGGAAGCCTGCAGCTGCACCCGGGTGCGCAGCAGTACTTCGAGGAACAAGGCCTCTTGTAA